The Thermoanaerobacterium thermosaccharolyticum DSM 571 region TTTTAGTATATATATTGCCTGGGATAGTAAGTGCATGGAATATAATGGTTGTAAGAAGCTATATAGATGGATTACCAGCGAGTCTCATTGAATCAGCGAAATTAGACGGTGCCAGTGAACTAAGAATAATATTTTCAATCATATTTCCACTAAGTGTGCCAGTATTAGCGACGATAACCCTTTTTGTTGCCGTAGGGCAATGGAATTCGTGGTTTGACACAATGCTTTTTTGTTCAATGGATCCAAATTTAAGCACATTGCAATATGAATTACAGAAAGTTTTGCAATCAACACAGCAGTTTACACAGCAAGCAACATTTGATATGGGATTAAGAAATAATTCCAATACAGTTACACCTGATAGTATAAGGGCAGCAATGACAATAGTGGCAGTAGTACCGATAATGATGGTTTATCCATTTTTGCAGAAATACTTTGTAAAAGGTTTGACTATTGGCAGTGTTAAAGGTTAGATTACAATAAATTTTTTTCAAAGAATTGAAGATTAGTTTAGACAGAAGTTCATTACCAGTATTGGAATTTATGAAAGTAGTATGCAAAGAAATCAAATATATATTTGATAAAAGTGGGATATAATCATTTTATTTATTGTGCATAGCAAAATTGTATTTTTTACGGATTATAACTAATTCAGGGTGGGAGAATATGAAAAAGTTTGTTGTGGATTTGAATGGTAAAAAAGTTGATTTTCCGCATTATTTCGAAAAGTGCGTTGGTAGCTGTCATGCAGCGACAGCTTTAAGAGAAGATTGGAGAGTTCAGATAAAAAAAGTAAAAGATGCGATAGGCTTTAAATACGTGAGGTTTCATGGCTTACTAAATGATGACATGAGCGTCTGCTCAAAACACAATGGGTTTTTTGTTTATTCATTTTTCAACATAGATTCAATATTTGATTATCTCTTAAGTATTGATATGAAACCTTTTGTAGAGTTAAGTTTTATGCCGGAAGTACTGGCATCTGGCACAAAAACTGTTTTTCATTATAAAGGTAACATAACGCCTCCAAAAAAATATGAAGAATGGGGAGATTTAATAGAGGCGTTAGCCAAACATCTAATTGAAAGATATGGTATTGAAGAAGTCGAAAAATGGTATTTTGAAGTTTGGAATGAACCTAATCTAAAAGATTTTTGGAGTGGAACGAAAGATGAATATTTCCAGTTGTATAAGACAACTGCCAATGCTATTAAAAGAGTCAATAATAATTTAAAAGTTGGCGGTCCTGTTACAGCATGTAATGCATGGATAGCAGATTTAATTGACTTTTGTAATGCTGAGAATGTTCCATTAGATTTTATATCTACACATCATTATCCAACCGATGAAGCGTTAGGACATGGTCTTAATATGGAAGAAGCATTGGCTAAATCTCCACGAGGTATTACTAAATCTATGTGTGAGAAAGCCAGAAAAGAAGCGGGAAGCTATCCTTTGTTTTATACTGAGTGGAATAGTTCCCCAAGTTGCAGAGATAGTTATCATGATGATCCCTTTGCCGCTGCTTTCGTAGTTAAGTCGGTGTTTGATAATGCCGGGCTGGTGGATATCTATTCTTTCTGGACATTTTCAGACATTTTTGAAGAATTGCCTTTTCCATCAACACCTTTCCATGGTGGATTTGGACTTTTAAATATTCACGGTATACCTAAACCAACTTTTAGAGCGTTTGAACTTTTGCATCGCGCTGGAGATAAGTTAATTACAGTAAATCAGGAGAAAAATTCTCTTGTTGAACTTTCAGCTGTAATAGATGATAAAAAACTTATGTTATTTATTTATAACCATAATATGCCTTTAAATCCAATAGATGATGAAGAGGTTAGAATAGAGATCAAAGGTTTAGACGGTTGGAAGTTTGCGTATGCAGAAAGAATAGATGAAAATCATGCGAATCCAAAGAAAGAGTGGATTGAAATGGGTTCACCTGAGTATCTAAATCAAGACATGATTAAAAAATTAATTGATAAGTCGAAATTAGAAAAAGAATACGTTGAAATTTCTAATGAAGAAGATAAGAAAGTTATCAAGCTTTTTCAGCCTAAACATGGAGTAACCGCAATTACTATCGAATTTTAAATAATATTGAAGTGGAGAATAAAGAAATTAAGTTAAACGAAAAGACTAGGGTGTATTTTAATTATTAAAATGTAATATATCATGTATTGATTGTGATGCATATTTGTTTTTTTTTGCAAATGATTGAATTCTATTTTAAACAAATATGCGAGAGTAATTAAAAGATAGTAAAATTAGATGAACAAAATTTGAATCAAAAGAGAATTTGAAATGATAAAACCAGAAAATTAATAAGAGGTGGATAATGTAATGGCGAAGTTTGATGATTTGTCTAATCTATTGAAGAAATTTGTAGAAGACGGTTTACCTGGATGTGGTTGTGCGATAGCAAAAGACGGTAAGATTTTGTATGAAGGCTATTTTGGATATGCTGATTTAGAGAAAAAAAAACGTATTAGTGAAGATAGTGTTTTTCGCATTTTTTCTATGACTAAGGTTGTAATCTGTACTGCTGCCTTGATACTTTTTGAAAGGGGAAAGTTTTTGTTACATGAACCAATTTACGAGTATTTTCCAGAGTACAAAGATGCTAAAGTGTTTGTTAAAGATTCTAATGGAAAATTGCATGTCGAGAGAGCAAAGAATCCTATGCTGATTAAGCATGCTTTTACTATGGCGGTTGGAATGCCGTATCCATTTTTAGATGATTCACCGACGGCAAATGAAATGAGAAGAATAAAAAAAGAATTGAGCGAGCGATATGAAAAATATGATATTGTAACAGAGGTTAAAGCAATGGGTTCAGTCCCCATTGCTTTCGAGCCAGGTACTCATTGGCTATATGGATATGGACATGATATAATTGCAGGATTAATTCAAGTAATATCTGGTAAAACCGTAGGTGAGTTTTTGCAAGATGAGATATTTGATCCATTGGGAATGGATAGCACTGGATATCGTTTCAATGGTAACATTGAAGAAAGAATGGTTTCTTGTTATAAAAAGAATGAGGATGGTACACTGGAAAAGGTGCCGGGCATGCTTGATGAGTATCATCAACCTGATGCTATTTATGAATCTGGAGGTGCAGGTCTGTATTCTACTGTGAGGGATTATTTAAAGTTTTCGCAAATGCTTGCCAATGGTGGGTATTACAATGGGCATAAGATCATTGGCAAAAAA contains the following coding sequences:
- a CDS encoding carbohydrate ABC transporter permease; this translates as MARNKKIRLSTEDIVFDTINYILLTIVIIVTLYPFIHVLAVSFNDAIDTVRGGIYLLPRKFTTFNYVSILNDPEIYNATIISALRAIVGSVLNVLASIIVAYAISRRDFVLRGIVSKIFTYSMYFSSGLIPYYLLIRDLHLMNNFLVYILPGIVSAWNIMVVRSYIDGLPASLIESAKLDGASELRIIFSIIFPLSVPVLATITLFVAVGQWNSWFDTMLFCSMDPNLSTLQYELQKVLQSTQQFTQQATFDMGLRNNSNTVTPDSIRAAMTIVAVVPIMMVYPFLQKYFVKGLTIGSVKG
- a CDS encoding GH39 family glycosyl hydrolase; the protein is MKKFVVDLNGKKVDFPHYFEKCVGSCHAATALREDWRVQIKKVKDAIGFKYVRFHGLLNDDMSVCSKHNGFFVYSFFNIDSIFDYLLSIDMKPFVELSFMPEVLASGTKTVFHYKGNITPPKKYEEWGDLIEALAKHLIERYGIEEVEKWYFEVWNEPNLKDFWSGTKDEYFQLYKTTANAIKRVNNNLKVGGPVTACNAWIADLIDFCNAENVPLDFISTHHYPTDEALGHGLNMEEALAKSPRGITKSMCEKARKEAGSYPLFYTEWNSSPSCRDSYHDDPFAAAFVVKSVFDNAGLVDIYSFWTFSDIFEELPFPSTPFHGGFGLLNIHGIPKPTFRAFELLHRAGDKLITVNQEKNSLVELSAVIDDKKLMLFIYNHNMPLNPIDDEEVRIEIKGLDGWKFAYAERIDENHANPKKEWIEMGSPEYLNQDMIKKLIDKSKLEKEYVEISNEEDKKVIKLFQPKHGVTAITIEF
- a CDS encoding serine hydrolase domain-containing protein, producing the protein MAKFDDLSNLLKKFVEDGLPGCGCAIAKDGKILYEGYFGYADLEKKKRISEDSVFRIFSMTKVVICTAALILFERGKFLLHEPIYEYFPEYKDAKVFVKDSNGKLHVERAKNPMLIKHAFTMAVGMPYPFLDDSPTANEMRRIKKELSERYEKYDIVTEVKAMGSVPIAFEPGTHWLYGYGHDIIAGLIQVISGKTVGEFLQDEIFDPLGMDSTGYRFNGNIEERMVSCYKKNEDGTLEKVPGMLDEYHQPDAIYESGGAGLYSTVRDYLKFSQMLANGGYYNGHKIIGKKTIDLMRANQLNEQQLKDFNFNNPYLAGYGYGLGVRTLMNSAEGNSNGSIGEFGWTGALGTYVSIDPSERFSIVYMHQMIPNMEVYHHLRIRAVANACL